The Microcoleus sp. FACHB-831 genome has a window encoding:
- a CDS encoding heavy metal-responsive transcriptional regulator, with translation MVTSSVGGWIKIGEVAAASGLPVKTIRYYEEMGLLSPAVKRAESGYRLFSTQVLNRLAFIKRSQSLGLRLSEIQELLAIHDRGLLPCGAVKERLEVKVAAINEQIEALEILRDELNGLLSGWQEQPPPHRISHTICPNIESLL, from the coding sequence ATGGTTACTTCTAGTGTAGGTGGATGGATAAAAATCGGCGAAGTTGCTGCCGCTAGTGGTTTGCCTGTCAAAACTATTCGCTACTACGAAGAGATGGGCCTTTTATCACCAGCAGTGAAACGCGCTGAATCAGGCTATCGTCTCTTTAGCACTCAGGTACTCAATCGACTGGCATTTATCAAGCGATCGCAATCTCTTGGACTCCGACTAAGTGAGATTCAAGAACTTTTAGCCATCCACGATCGCGGTCTTTTACCATGCGGTGCTGTTAAAGAGCGCCTAGAGGTTAAAGTAGCAGCAATCAACGAACAAATTGAAGCCTTAGAAATCCTGCGCGATGAGCTAAACGGGTTACTCTCAGGTTGGCAAGAGCAACCCCCGCCTCACCGCATTTCCCATACAATTTGCCCGAATATTGAATCTTTGCTATGA
- a CDS encoding serine/threonine protein kinase: MSLCINPTCPKSSDPVNANNAICRNCGSELLLQKRYRVISLLSQDSGFSKVYEALDRGIPKILKVLRGDLNVQTKAIELFQKEAEVLRSLKHPGIPKVEPDGYFTFLPRNSEKPFHCLVMEKIDGLNLEEWMNNRDNRPITQEQAIDWLKQITQILDKVHQQDYFHRDIKPPNIMRRHNGQLVLIDFGTAREVTGTYLAKIAKVGNVTKITSAGYTPPEQEKGHAVPQSDFYALGRTFVYLLTGLSPSDGDMYDPYNDELHWRKYAPQISPRLADFIDYLMAPKAGNRPQNTQVILQHLADIERNLHDTKAIAKVVYQPQLQPLNYRPLTPLKRLPSKSKNKWLPYSVMTLLGLAGSQVYLHFANPLTEQISIDEPNGAIIPRSYNSSPEPLESIEKLRVETIPSDNNSPESLEIGGYRALVTSPFGLSVRENPSADSNWIDVIKKNDVVVVLEESLDREWQRVRLENGGRKGWIKAGNIERIDGEFAIKGADTAQFPIISEDKGVTFKVRSVRSKRTGALILDVSLKNEGLQPVQFMYGLLNVSDERGRPLSASISDLPNELPATGEEFFGTIIIQTDLVERTTKISLMLSDYPEQNIQLQISDIPVER; encoded by the coding sequence ATGAGCCTTTGCATTAATCCTACCTGCCCCAAAAGTTCCGATCCCGTGAATGCCAATAATGCCATTTGCCGCAACTGCGGATCGGAGTTGTTGTTGCAAAAGCGTTATCGCGTAATTAGCTTGCTTAGTCAAGATAGCGGCTTTAGTAAAGTTTACGAAGCCTTAGATCGCGGCATTCCAAAAATACTGAAAGTACTTAGAGGGGATCTTAACGTTCAGACCAAAGCAATAGAGCTATTTCAGAAAGAAGCAGAGGTATTGAGATCTCTAAAGCATCCAGGAATTCCTAAAGTTGAACCTGATGGCTACTTTACCTTTTTGCCAAGAAATAGCGAAAAGCCTTTTCATTGCTTGGTAATGGAGAAAATCGACGGCTTGAACTTAGAAGAGTGGATGAACAACCGGGATAATCGACCTATTACCCAAGAGCAAGCGATTGACTGGTTAAAGCAAATTACTCAAATTTTAGATAAAGTTCATCAACAAGATTATTTTCATCGCGATATTAAACCGCCCAACATCATGCGGCGGCATAATGGACAGTTAGTGTTAATTGATTTTGGCACGGCTAGGGAAGTAACAGGCACTTATCTGGCAAAAATCGCTAAAGTAGGCAATGTCACGAAAATTACTTCAGCAGGCTACACGCCACCAGAACAAGAAAAGGGTCATGCTGTACCGCAGTCAGATTTTTATGCGCTAGGGCGTACTTTTGTATATTTACTAACAGGGTTAAGTCCTAGCGATGGCGATATGTACGATCCTTATAACGATGAGTTACATTGGCGCAAATACGCGCCTCAAATATCGCCGCGCCTAGCGGATTTTATCGATTACCTGATGGCTCCTAAAGCGGGTAATCGACCGCAAAATACGCAGGTAATTTTGCAGCATTTGGCAGACATCGAGCGTAATTTGCACGATACGAAGGCAATTGCCAAGGTGGTGTATCAACCTCAACTTCAACCTTTGAATTATAGGCCACTAACCCCACTAAAGCGCTTACCTTCTAAGTCCAAAAATAAGTGGCTTCCCTATAGCGTAATGACGCTTTTGGGATTAGCAGGATCTCAGGTTTATCTTCATTTTGCAAATCCCCTCACGGAGCAGATTTCGATAGATGAACCCAATGGGGCAATAATACCAAGAAGCTATAACTCTTCTCCTGAGCCGCTAGAATCTATAGAAAAGTTACGTGTGGAGACGATTCCAAGCGATAATAATTCACCTGAATCGTTAGAAATTGGAGGCTATAGAGCGCTTGTAACATCGCCTTTTGGACTTTCTGTACGGGAAAATCCTTCTGCGGACTCTAATTGGATTGATGTAATTAAAAAAAATGATGTAGTCGTTGTCTTGGAAGAAAGCCTGGATAGAGAATGGCAGCGCGTGCGCCTGGAAAATGGCGGTCGAAAAGGTTGGATTAAGGCTGGTAATATTGAGCGAATAGATGGGGAATTTGCAATTAAAGGAGCTGATACTGCTCAGTTTCCCATTATAAGTGAGGATAAGGGAGTAACCTTTAAAGTGCGTTCAGTACGCAGTAAACGTACAGGTGCTTTAATTCTGGATGTAAGCCTGAAAAATGAGGGATTGCAGCCAGTACAGTTTATGTACGGTTTATTGAACGTTAGCGACGAGCGGGGGCGTCCTCTGAGTGCAAGTATAAGTGACTTACCAAATGAATTGCCCGCGACTGGTGAAGAATTTTTTGGCACGATAATTATTCAGACGGATCTAGTGGAAAGGACCACTAAAATCTCGTTGATGCTGTCCGATTACCCCGAGCAAAACATCCAATTGCAAATATCGGATATTCCAGTAGAAAGGTAA
- the ald gene encoding alanine dehydrogenase, which produces MEIGVPKETKDQEFRVGLTPSSVRVLTENDHKVFVETGAGAGAGFSDEDYIQAGAKIVNKAKNAWRRELVVKVKEPLKDEYKFLEKEQLLFTYLHLAADRGLTENLIDCGVSAIAYETVETEKNTLPLLTPMSVIAGRLAVQFGARFLERQQGGRGILLGGIPGVRPGKVVILGGGVVGTEAARMAVGMGAQVQILDVNVERLAYLETLFGSRVQLLYSNSLQIEAIVPEADLLIGAVLVLGRRAPILVRRKLVQKMNPGSVIVDVAVDQGGCVETMHPTSHTNPVYVEEGVVHYGVPNMPGAVPWTATQALNNSTLPYVLKLANHGMKALELDPALAKGVNVQNHRIVHPAVLEVFPDLAS; this is translated from the coding sequence ATGGAAATTGGCGTTCCCAAGGAAACTAAAGACCAGGAATTTCGCGTCGGGTTGACTCCCAGTAGCGTGCGGGTGCTTACTGAAAACGATCATAAAGTCTTTGTAGAAACCGGGGCTGGTGCTGGTGCAGGCTTTAGTGATGAAGATTATATTCAGGCTGGGGCAAAAATTGTCAACAAAGCTAAGAACGCCTGGAGGCGAGAACTGGTTGTTAAGGTAAAAGAGCCGCTTAAGGACGAGTACAAGTTCTTAGAAAAAGAACAACTATTGTTTACTTATTTACACCTAGCGGCAGACAGAGGTTTAACCGAAAATTTGATAGATTGTGGCGTAAGCGCGATCGCTTACGAAACCGTAGAAACAGAGAAAAACACTCTCCCCCTGCTCACTCCCATGAGCGTTATTGCCGGACGCCTCGCCGTGCAGTTTGGGGCGAGGTTTCTAGAACGTCAGCAAGGAGGTCGAGGTATACTACTGGGAGGCATTCCCGGCGTCAGACCTGGTAAAGTCGTCATTTTAGGCGGCGGCGTCGTTGGAACCGAAGCAGCGCGGATGGCTGTAGGTATGGGCGCTCAAGTTCAGATTTTGGATGTTAATGTAGAGCGTTTGGCTTATCTAGAAACTTTATTTGGTTCCAGAGTTCAACTACTTTACAGTAACTCCTTACAGATTGAAGCAATTGTTCCCGAGGCAGATCTACTAATCGGTGCAGTTTTAGTCTTAGGGCGTCGCGCCCCCATCCTTGTCCGTCGCAAGCTGGTACAAAAGATGAATCCAGGTTCTGTAATTGTAGATGTTGCAGTTGACCAGGGCGGTTGTGTCGAGACAATGCACCCTACTTCTCATACCAATCCTGTTTATGTAGAGGAGGGAGTTGTGCATTATGGGGTGCCAAATATGCCAGGAGCGGTTCCTTGGACTGCAACGCAGGCGTTGAATAATAGTACATTGCCTTATGTGCTGAAGCTAGCCAATCATGGCATGAAAGCCTTAGAACTCGATCCGGCTTTGGCGAAGGGTGTAAACGTGCAGAATCATCGTATAGTTCATCCAGCAGTGCTGGAAGTATTTCCTGATTTGGCCTCGTAG
- a CDS encoding WD40 repeat domain-containing protein, protein MKNSASRHCRLVAIIAWSIAIATLIPRNNALGGQPPSALNLQFPKDSNLASPQRNQSLSPRLKSSQNHLPSLDDDLQNVELVRTLKGHNGAIDSLVFSPDGKMLISGGSYNDGKIKLWWLKTGREIDSLRAHRTAVIALALSPDGQTLASCSDDAAINLWKWESGKYTRTFLANANNTLSLAITPDSQNLVTGGLDGIRVWDLRTQRPLYTLVRFDNQTYGLAVNANGYILASGNKSGVVKLWNLRTGKSIGSFVGHSGIVSTVAFTPDGRNLVTGSYDRTIRVWNLNSGKLSYTLSGHTGEVRAIAINPDGQTLASASRDGVRLWNLRTGQLIAKLSAHSDWVESVAFSPDGSTLASGSLDKTINIWRIDSYKPRDYQAHL, encoded by the coding sequence ATGAAAAATTCTGCTTCTAGGCATTGCCGATTAGTGGCAATAATTGCCTGGAGCATAGCGATCGCTACTCTTATTCCCCGCAACAATGCCCTAGGCGGACAACCTCCGTCTGCTTTAAACTTGCAATTCCCCAAAGATTCAAACCTCGCATCTCCACAGAGGAACCAATCTTTAAGCCCCAGATTAAAGTCAAGTCAAAATCATTTGCCATCCTTAGATGACGACTTGCAAAATGTTGAACTCGTCCGCACGCTTAAGGGTCATAACGGAGCAATTGATTCCCTAGTCTTTAGTCCTGATGGGAAAATGTTGATCAGCGGTGGCAGTTACAATGATGGCAAAATTAAACTTTGGTGGCTCAAAACTGGTAGAGAAATTGATAGCCTCCGGGCGCATAGAACTGCTGTTATTGCCCTAGCTTTAAGCCCAGATGGGCAAACTTTAGCTAGCTGTAGCGATGATGCCGCAATCAACTTATGGAAGTGGGAAAGTGGCAAGTACACCCGTACTTTTCTAGCTAATGCTAATAATACTCTTTCTTTAGCCATTACCCCAGATAGCCAAAATTTAGTGACGGGGGGTTTGGACGGTATTAGAGTATGGGATTTGAGAACGCAGCGACCGCTTTATACTCTAGTGCGTTTCGATAATCAAACTTATGGCCTTGCCGTTAATGCTAACGGCTACATTTTGGCTAGCGGTAACAAAAGCGGTGTAGTTAAACTTTGGAATTTACGAACTGGTAAATCAATAGGCAGTTTTGTGGGTCATAGTGGTATTGTTAGCACCGTTGCTTTTACTCCCGATGGTAGAAATTTGGTGACAGGCAGCTACGATCGCACGATTAGAGTTTGGAATTTAAATAGCGGAAAACTTTCTTATACGCTTTCTGGACATACAGGTGAAGTAAGGGCGATCGCTATAAATCCAGATGGACAAACTCTAGCCAGTGCAAGCCGCGATGGCGTCCGGCTTTGGAACTTGAGGACTGGGCAGCTAATTGCCAAACTTTCTGCACATTCGGACTGGGTGGAATCGGTTGCATTTAGTCCCGATGGAAGTACCCTCGCAAGCGGCAGCCTTGACAAGACGATTAATATTTGGCGAATTGACTCTTATAAACCACGAGATTATCAAGCGCACTTGTAA